The Oncorhynchus nerka isolate Pitt River linkage group LG3, Oner_Uvic_2.0, whole genome shotgun sequence genome includes the window ctcaattcgtcggggcatgaactctacaagggatgctggcccatgttgactccaatgcttcccacagttgtgtaaagttggctggatgtcctttgggtggagaaccattcttgatacacacatgaAACTTCagtgtgaaaaatccagcagcgttgcagttattgacacaaactggcgtgcctggcacctactaacatactctgttcaaaggcacttaacttttgtcttgcccattctccctctgaatggcacacatacacaatccatgtctcaaggattaaaaatccttatttaacccgtctcctcccttcatctacacagattgaagtggatttaacaagtgacatcaataagggatcatagctttcacctggacagtctatgtcatggaaggaGCGGGTGTTaacattttgtacactcagtgtatatattacGTTTTTTAATTTGTTATTTTGAAATTAAATTAATTATTTTGTGTCATCCATATCATTCTTGACATTTTCAATTCCCCCTTTGTCAGTCAAGTAGTAACACAGTGATGCACACAGTTGGGGTGTAAGGTAGTTGTTGAATTGAGTTTTTATTACATCTTACACAGTGTTTCTGGTGCCCAGCATGGTGGGGCATGGCATTGTTAACAGTGCAAAAAAAGGTCCATGTAGCACATCAGAGACTGGCACCATCGTTGTACACAGGGCAGGTCAGGGGTCACGGGGGTTAGGTTACACAACTCCGAGATATGTGCTTGTCCATTCAGTAGTACCTCCACACAAGGCTAGCCTTCAGCAACTAACATGCACTGCAAAACGATATATAGCTTAAAATGGTCTCACATCACAGAACTGTTCTTCCGCTATTTATTATATTTAGTTTCCATGCACAACATTACAGAAACATTTTAGTAACATATTGCTTAGGCTAATGGAGGGATATAATTCTAATAGTATAAGTTATTGTTACTAGTAGTTTGACTACTTGGTGTAGAGATATTAATTAACAATACGGTAAACATTGTTGTCATTGGTCAGTAGGGGACACACCCTCTCTTTCAGCCAATGAGAGGCTACAGTCCTGGAGTATGTAGTATAGAGAGGACAAAGTACAGGGACTTTCAATGGTGGTATCAATCTCATTGTTACAAAAATCTGTACATTTACAAAGAGTATAGAAACAAAAGATTTGAAAAGTATGTGACACCCTATGTCTCTGATAATGTGCCCTAGCTATGCACACACTGTCACTGGCAAATTGACAGATTTATTGAAAGAAATGCAAAAACTGAAACAAAAATACACCCTACATCCACAATTCATGAGTGAGGGGAAGGGAGGCGGGTTagaaggggatggagggggtGTGGTAAGGTTGAAAGAGGAGTGGTTTATACGGGGGCAGGGGCTGAAATGTCCTCAGCACAGAGCACAAGAGCTAGCTCTGTCCTGTACAGCTTGCCCCCATCTGATAGCGCCATAATAGCGGTCTTATATGTGGGGATTTTGTTGACTTCCAGCACCTGTCGGAGACAAGAAACAGATGAAGATATCCAACTTGTCATTTTCTTCCCTTGACTTTTACAGATTTGACATTGACTTGACCCTACTTTTTCCATTTCAAAATCCCCCGCGGCTTTGAGATGGTCGCTGGCCCAAAGCTTAGCTCATAAAGATGACAAAATATTTGCACAAAAAAAAGAGTAGGCTCTACATGCAGGTCACATATGGCTTTGATATATTGACATccagattattattttttaagtCAGCtgcgagagagagtgtgaaagagtcagagagagcaagagagagagagacagagcgagacagagattgGATATCTGTCCAGTTCTAAGCATGCTCTTATGAGTTTGTTTGAAGAGGtattgcttctacacctgcattgcttgctgtttggggttttaggctgggtttctgtacagcactttgagatatcagctgatgtacgaagggctatataaatacatttgatttgatttgaggtattGTGATTGTCCTCAGGCCAATcatatcaccacagacaacaaacGAGGCCCTCTGATATTTGAAGTCTCAAGATGAAAAACTAAAATATTTCTTTGGACTGTTCAgacctagattcaatcagatccagCGTTAACCAGCGAAAGCTAATCCCTCCATTAGCCTAGCTGGTGTTTCAGCGGTGTGGGTTTATTACTAATTCGACTTGGCGCATCCAATGGCAATGTCGACGATAAGTATAACGCCGGGAGCCGCTTGCTGATTTGACAGCTCCAGCGCAGTTACACCTCAGACATCGCCTACATAAAAACAATGAGACTGCTATGCAGTTCTTGATTATCGCAGGTTAAGGCGGAACTGATTGAATCTTGCCCTTAGTCTCCGCTCTTCTCCATCAATTAAACAGAATTCAAACCCACCTTCTTGTTCTTCTCACACAAATCTTTGAGGAGGGCATCCAGCTCATTCTCATCCATATAGCCATTCTCatcctgagagagacagagagagggagagaaaaggacacagagagagacacaagaaACACCATTTAGCCCGCCTTTGGGTTTGGTTTGGTATGCAGTGACAACATGATGCCACGTTGCATCTCACAAGCCTAATCtcagtaaacaaacaaaacaatagGCTTAATGAACAGATGTGTATATTTGAACAGCCTGTTCATGGGCCCTTCTGATATTTTCTCATATTTTCTATTCATGAATTTGAACTGTTTGTTTTTGGTCCTCTGTGTACTTACTGGCTTGTGTGCACTGAAAGCAATATTATAACCACATCGCTGATACCTTTACAAGGATATCCCTATCCACCTTAGGGGACTTCTCTGTGTGTCCAACTCCATTCAGAGCAATAGAAATACTGTACCACAGAGTCAAGCAATCAATCCTCTGTGTTGGCAACAAGAGCGCCATCATCAGTAACCATGTGGAACAGTTAGTGCCAACATGGCACTTCTAAAATTCTCAATCTTTAAACCAGGTTCTACTGTATGGTCGAAGACTAAAACAAATGTAAAAGCATGATCAGCCAGCCACTCAGATTAATTGTCCTGTAATGCTCTACAGGCAAACTAAATAATGTGTTGTCATTTGCTGCCCCAATTACCTGTCTGGATGTCACATAACAGCAAGGCCCAGAACTCCTCCCTGCCCAccttgtctgtttgtctgccCGCCTCCCTGTCTGTTTGCCGGTcagcctccctgcctgtctgcctgcctgcccgccttcCTGCCTGCCTACGCAACATGAACCTGCGAGTCAATATGAATCGTAGGCGCTGCCACGAGAGAGAATGGGCCGACCTGCCGACCTACTCCAGGGACAGTCATACATtataggggagagaaagagggggggatggggacagggggggcATGTACTGTATCCATTGTGCATACAAATAAGGGCAATAGGAAGATAAATGGGTAGATAGACAGGGAAAGAACGAGAGCAAGAAAGAAAAGGAGAAATAGATAAAGAGGATAAGAGAGAAAGATTGAGGGAGTGCATCCCTAGAGAGCAGCAATTGCCCAGACTAGCACTGTCTGAAGCACTTTCTGTCCTTGTTCATACTGTGTCTTGAGATGCATTGAATCATTCAAAAAGCCATAACAGCAAGTGATTCTTATTTTTTTGTGAGGGTGCATAATGACAATGTATTATTGGAATGTACCTGATCGTATAACTCAAAGATCTTGTTGAACTCTCTCCTCACCATCTTCACATTCTGTGACAGAAAGACgagcgagagggggaggaaaatagagggagaggagacaatgGAGTCAAGGTCAATCTGATTTTCCGATTACCTCTTGGATTTACTCTGGGAATAACCACCAACCTGAAACTTGAGTAGAAAGTTCTCCTCGTCCGGTAGCAGCCTGTaaaaaaagaaacacacacattggaagAATTGTGTTCAGGTAATATACAGCACGATGTGGAGACAGATATATCATTCATATCACACAGGAGAAAACTTCATAAGCAGACCTCGCCATTTCTGCCAAACACAACTTCCCGTCGTGGTTTGAGTCGAATATTTTGAGCTGGAAgataaaaataaacaaacaaattaAATCTCTACAAAACAGAAAATGAAGGATTATACTGTACGGAGCTATTTGTTGTAGCCATTTAGCTACACTGTTCTTAAAGTTGTTGCGGAGGCTAGCTGCACAAGTATAAACTATATTCTTACTGTGGTATGTGTATACTCGTCTAACTTCTTTTCGTCATATGGTTTCTTAGCCTTCTGAAGCAGATCTTTCAAAAAGTTCTGGAAATGAAGCAAAGGCAGAAAGATCAGTTTGACAACAACGCCTGCTATAGCAGACACATTTGAAATGCAATGCTGTCTGGGAGGTACAGTCAGGTCCAGAAATATTGGcaaccttgataaagatgagcaaacaaagactgtataaaataaatcatgCAAATACTGAGCTAcggtgtcttcagaaagtattcatacccactgacttattccacattgtgttgtgttacagcctgaattcaaaatggattaaatggagAAAAATGTTCTCACCcttctaaacacaataccccataacgacaaagtgaaaacatgtttttagaaagtttagcaaatttattaaaaatgaaatacaCAAATAACTAATTGACATAAGTATTAacaaccctttgctatgacactctaaattgagctcaggtgcatccaatttcctttgatcggCCTTGAGATGtcgctacaacttgattggagtacacccGTGGCCAATTCagttgtttggacatgatttagaaagaaccacacctgtctatttaaggagTACACCCGTGGCCAATTCAAtggtttggacatgatttagaaagaaccACACTTGTCTATTTAAGGAGTACACCCGTGGCCAATTCAAtggtttggacatgatttagaaagaaccacacctgtctatataagatcccacagttgacagagcacgtcagagcaaaaactataccataaagtccaaggaactgtctgtagatctctgagctataattgtgatgaggcatatacctggggaagggtaaaaaaaaacatttctaaagTGTTGAatgtttccaagagcacagtggtctccatcattgggaaactGAAAAAATATGGatctacccagactctgcctagagtcTGACCAAACTGACCAACCGGACAAGAAGTACCTTAggcagggagatgaccaagaaatCAATGGCcatgacagaactacagagttcttTGGCTGAggtgggagaacctgccagaaggacaactgtctctgcagcacttcaccaatctgggctttatggtagagtggcca containing:
- the LOC115103344 gene encoding calbindin-like → MANAYLQGVEISASQFLDIFHHYDNDGNGYIEGKELQSFIKELQQARKQAGLELTDQMKAFVQEYEKNTDAKIGIVELVQILPTEENFLLFFRQQLKSCAEFMQAWRCYDADHSGYIEADELKNFLKDLLQKAKKPYDEKKLDEYTHTTLKIFDSNHDGKLCLAEMARLLPDEENFLLKFQNVKMVRREFNKIFELYDQDENGYMDENELDALLKDLCEKNKKVLEVNKIPTYKTAIMALSDGGKLYRTELALVLCAEDISAPAPV